A single window of Aphidius gifuensis isolate YNYX2018 linkage group LG1, ASM1490517v1, whole genome shotgun sequence DNA harbors:
- the LOC122860673 gene encoding 60S ribosomal protein L29 — protein MAKSKNHTNHNQSRKAHRNGIKKPTRFRHESTLGMDLKFLRNQRFAKKHNLKPQAQIKRANERKALRESKKP, from the exons aTGGCAAAGTCAAAGAATCACACAAATCACAACCaga gcaGAAAAGCTCACAGAAATGGAATTAAAAAACCAACTCGTTTCAGACACGAATCTACCCTTGGT atggaTTTGAAGTTTCTTCGTAATCAAAGATTCGCCAAGAAGCACAACTTGAAGCCACAGGCTCAAATCAAGAGAGCAAATGAGCGTAAAGCACTTCGTGAATCCAAAAAACCAtag